The DNA window CAAATACATCACGACCGGCTAAATCAATAGCAGCTGCAGCACCAAAGACCAAATCAATATTGGCTTTATCTGCTGAAATCAATGCACTAACAACTCTGGTTACATTACCACCGGCCAGAAAGTGAGCTTCCAAATCATTTCTCGTAACCGGCACACCTGCTTTTGTAGCTGTAATTAATCCGTTTACAATAACCGAAGGCGGTACCTTTCTGATACGCATAAAAATCAACTGAATCAGGCTTATTCGAACACCTGAAAGTATCGCTGAAAACCATAACCCTAAAGGGATAAAGTAAAAGAATATAAAAATTGCCAGTATAATGGCTATACCTATGAGAACTAATGATATTGGATCCATAATTTATTAATTATTTTTTTTAACAAAAATTTTATTTCCACTTATTTTAACTACTACTATCTTCTCACCTTTTTTAATATATGCGCCTGAAGAATAAACTTCTATTCTTTCATCGTTAAACAACCCTTTTCCGTTAGGTCTTAAATCATTAAAAGCTTCACCCTCATCCCCCGGCTTTATGTGCACATTTTCAAAAACATTTACTTTATCAGATACATACTCATTTAAAGTTATTTTTTTTGAAGTTATGACTTTAAATCCTGCTATTATAAGAGCAAAACTGGCCAAACCCGAAGACACTAAAGTGATATTTCCGGCCTGTACACCATGATGACGATAAGCAAAGAAAATACCTAATACTATTAATATCCCACCAATTATTCCTGTTATAGTTGTACCCGGAATAAGAAAGAATTCAATAGTAATAAAAATTAAGCCAATAAGTATGATAAATATAATAATCGTCAAGCTCATTCTTAGGTATTATGGCTTATAAATAAATGAAAATGGGAAATGTTCAAACAATCTAAATCTCTATGATTCGTGAGGAACCATAGTAACTTTCATTGTTGCCCCGTCTGCTTCACCTTCTACTACTAATTTGCTTTCAGTAAGTTCAATTATTGTTAATTCCTGCTCGTCATCAACATCCTGACCTACAGTAATTAATTTATCGTTCTGAATCTTCCATGTTCCGCCTTCTTCCATTCCACCAAACTCCATATTGTAAGTTCCGTCTGCTCTAAACTCCATAATCGGGCTTCCTAACATATCACCAGACATAGTCTGTCCGCCAACTTCCACTTCTTCATAAACCCATTTTTTGGCTAATAAATCTGTTTGGCTGTCAGCACTGTCACACGCTGTGATAAATAACATAAAAGAAATGGCCAAAACTGCCATTGAACTAAATCTCGTTAACTTTTTCATTTTAAAATTGTTTATTTTTTTAATAATCAGGGACAAAGGTAATAAAACTTTTTTTACGTTTTATATTTTTGTTTTGTACCTTTTAAACTTTAACCAACAACTATATATGCTGAAAATAGCCTATAATGAAATATACAAGCACCCATTGCCGGAAGGTCATCGTTTTCCCATGGAAAAATATGAATTAATTCCACAGCAGCTACTTTACGAAGGTACTATTACGAGTGATAACATATTTAACCCTAAAGCAATAGAAGATCATATATTAAAAAAGACTCACTGCACTAAGTACATTTCAAAATTAAAAAACAATCAATTAAGCCGGGCAGAAGAGCGAAGAATTGGATTTCCGCACTCAGAACAATTACTAAAAAGAGAATATTTGATTACCGGTGGTACTGTTGAAAATGTTTACCACGCATTGGAATATGGAATAAGTTTTAATGTAGCCGGTGGCACACATCATTCATTTGCAGATTACGGAGAAGGATTCTGTATTTTTAATGATTTTGCAGTTGCCGCAAATCATTTTACAAAGAGCAATTATCTGAATAAAATTTTAATTGTAGATCTGGATGTTCACCAGGGTAACGGAACCGCCAGTTTGATGCAGGATAACAAAAATGTTTTTACTTTCAGCATGCACGGGAAAAATAACTTCCCTTTAAAAAAAGAAAAATCAGACCTTGATATACCATTAGAAGATAACATCAATGATGATCAATATTTAGATATTTTGTTTAAAACTCTTCCGGAATTGACTGAAAGGGTAAAACCTCAATTTATAATGTACCTTTCAGGGGTAGATATTTTAGCCAATGACAAATTAGGAAGGCTTGGTCTAAGCATTAATGGTTGTAAGGCCAGAGATCAATTCGTAATAGAGCATTGTTTTCAAAAAAAAATCCCGCTTACGGTAAGTATGGGTGGCGGTTATGCTGATAAAATATCTGATATAGTTGAAGCTCATTCAAACACCTATCGTATAGCAGCAAATCTATATTTTTAATTATTTTAGAAGAAACTCACTTCGTAAATTGAAGCAACCGGTATAAACGTATCTCTTTTTAAGAGTACAAAACCTTCAGTAAGTCCCCAGACAGTTGTTTCAACATATCTGTTTCCCTCTGTCGTTTTAAAGAAAATTTTCACTTTCCCTTTGCGTGTATTGCCTAAAATTAGTGCTTTGTATAAATCCTTATATCTGGATTGGCGGTCTTCAATTTTATCGATAACGTCAGTAGTGAAAAATCGATAATTTTTAATATCTTCTCTGTCGATTACAAATGTGTCTGCATTTATCATGTATATTATTTTAAAACCTGAATGGCTTTTTATACTGATAAAGGCAATCGAATGTTACGTTTCTGTTAGAATTTTTCTGAAAGAACTCTTATTAAGACAAGGTAAACACTTCCCAGAACAAAAGTCATGAGTATAGAGTATACTAAAGATGTTTCAACTATATAAGGCAGTGCAAAAGGCACCCCAATGAGCAAACCTATTATAAAGTGCGTGACGCCAAACATAAGTCCGAAAAGCAAAAACAGCTTAACATAAAATAGTATCGCACTCTTAACATCAAATTTCATAGAGAAGTACATATAATGTTTTCCTATAAAGATATGAATTAAATTCCAAATTTTTTGAAATTTTTTGAAAATTTTAAAATAGAAAGTAAGTAGTTACAGAAAAATAAATCAAAAATCCGGTAATATCTACAAAAGTAGTAATGGCGGGGCTTGCTACTACAGCCGGGTCAAATTTAAAATACTTGGCAGTCAATGGCAACAAAGCACCTATAGATGTAGAACTAACTACCTGCAGAGCTATTGCCAGGGATATTACTAAAGCCACTTTTGTAAGTGATAATCCCATAGGTAATTCAGTACCGTAAGATAAAAACACTACTTTTAGAAAGGCTAAAATTCCTAAAATAAAAGACATTACAAAACCTATACGAAACTCTTTCCAGACAACTTTTAACCAATCTACCATTCTTATTTCACCTATAGCTAATGCTCTGATAATAACTGTAGCAGCCTGACTGCCGCAATTACCACCGGCATCTGCAAGCATAGGTGCATATAATGCTAATATAACCAGACTGTCTAAAATATCTTCATATTGATGTATTACAAAAGCTGAAAGAATCCCCAGTATGGCCAGTGAAATCAGCCAAACAGAACGATTTTTAACATGTTGAAAAACTGAATTTCTGAGATAGGTATAATTTTCGTGAGCACCGGAAATACCCATAAATTTTTCCATATCTTCCGTTTGCTCCTGACGTAAAATATCAATTGCATCATCGTGGGTAACGATACCTAAAATCTGATGTCTTGAATTAACAATCGGGATAGCAATCAAATCGTAGGTTTCAATTTTCTTAGCAACTGTCTCCTGATCGTCATCTACATGTGCAAAAGAATACTCCTCAACAACCATTTCCTTTATTCCATCTTCCGGTTTAGCAAGTATCAGGTCTTTCAGGGAAATAAAACCCATAAGCTTCATATTATCATCCACAACATAGATATAGTAAATAGTTTCTTTAGAAGGAGCATCTTGCCGGATTTTATCCAAGGCACCTTCAACAGTCATATCAACAGTTATGGTTGCAAAATCAGAACTCATCACAGATCCGGCTGTACCATCCTTGTATGAGCTCAGGTGTAAAATATCTTCCCTAACCTGTTTGGTCAGAAATGGCAACAGTTTATTCTGTAATTCAACATTTAACTTCTTAAAAACATCTGCCCTGTCATCAGAAAGCATATTCGACAGTAGCTTTGAAAAATCACGGGGAGTCATTAAATCAATAATGTCTTCCTGCAATCTTTCATTCAGATCTGAAAAAATATGAGCTTGAATTTTTGGTTCAAATTGTTGTAAAACAAAAAGAGATTCCTCTATAGGTAAGTCAGCCAAAAACAAAGCAACTTCAACAACAGGCATTTCATTCAACACCTCTATAAGGCCTGTTAAATCACCACTTTGATATAAATTATGTAAATTTTGTTTTAACGATTTTTCTAAAAAATCTGACATTAGGCAATCTTTTCATGTGAAATTAATCGATACCTGCTGACTGCCAACCGGCTTCATTTATGTCTTTAGTTACATAAATAATTAAGTCCGCACGACTTTTCGTCTTTGTCACAAAGATAACCCAATCTGCGTCAAATGCACTATCTGTATAGTACCAAATTCCGGGATGTTGATCAGA is part of the Chitinophagaceae bacterium genome and encodes:
- a CDS encoding histone deacetylase, which gives rise to MLKIAYNEIYKHPLPEGHRFPMEKYELIPQQLLYEGTITSDNIFNPKAIEDHILKKTHCTKYISKLKNNQLSRAEERRIGFPHSEQLLKREYLITGGTVENVYHALEYGISFNVAGGTHHSFADYGEGFCIFNDFAVAANHFTKSNYLNKILIVDLDVHQGNGTASLMQDNKNVFTFSMHGKNNFPLKKEKSDLDIPLEDNINDDQYLDILFKTLPELTERVKPQFIMYLSGVDILANDKLGRLGLSINGCKARDQFVIEHCFQKKIPLTVSMGGGYADKISDIVEAHSNTYRIAANLYF
- the mgtE gene encoding magnesium transporter; amino-acid sequence: MSDFLEKSLKQNLHNLYQSGDLTGLIEVLNEMPVVEVALFLADLPIEESLFVLQQFEPKIQAHIFSDLNERLQEDIIDLMTPRDFSKLLSNMLSDDRADVFKKLNVELQNKLLPFLTKQVREDILHLSSYKDGTAGSVMSSDFATITVDMTVEGALDKIRQDAPSKETIYYIYVVDDNMKLMGFISLKDLILAKPEDGIKEMVVEEYSFAHVDDDQETVAKKIETYDLIAIPIVNSRHQILGIVTHDDAIDILRQEQTEDMEKFMGISGAHENYTYLRNSVFQHVKNRSVWLISLAILGILSAFVIHQYEDILDSLVILALYAPMLADAGGNCGSQAATVIIRALAIGEIRMVDWLKVVWKEFRIGFVMSFILGILAFLKVVFLSYGTELPMGLSLTKVALVISLAIALQVVSSTSIGALLPLTAKYFKFDPAVVASPAITTFVDITGFLIYFSVTTYFLF